Proteins from a single region of Streptomyces sp. TN58:
- a CDS encoding universal stress protein codes for MTEHVNTGFERGTDGPKVILAGVDGSESSLRAAAYAAGLARRQNALLALVYVQPVVPAGAALGAPVADTTGEIAEGLVAEIRESAERLRGIYEVRWEFHTFRGDPYAGLVSAARELMADAVVVGASEQAGHRIIGSVAIRLVKAGRWPVTVVP; via the coding sequence GTGACGGAGCACGTGAACACGGGATTCGAACGCGGTACCGACGGCCCGAAGGTGATCCTGGCCGGGGTGGACGGTTCGGAGTCCTCGCTGCGGGCGGCGGCCTACGCGGCCGGCCTGGCGCGGCGGCAGAACGCCCTGCTGGCGCTGGTGTACGTCCAGCCGGTGGTGCCGGCCGGGGCGGCGCTGGGCGCGCCCGTGGCCGACACCACCGGGGAGATCGCCGAGGGTCTGGTGGCCGAGATCCGCGAGTCGGCGGAGCGGCTCAGGGGCATCTACGAGGTGCGCTGGGAGTTCCACACCTTCCGCGGCGACCCCTACGCCGGCCTGGTGAGCGCGGCGCGGGAGCTGATGGCCGACGCGGTGGTGGTGGGCGCCTCGGAGCAGGCGGGCCACCGCATCATCGGCTCGGTGGCGATCCGCCTGGTCAAGGCGGGCCGCTGGCCGGTAACCGTGGTCCCCTGA